The Mytilus edulis chromosome 12, xbMytEdul2.2, whole genome shotgun sequence genome contains a region encoding:
- the LOC139499659 gene encoding zinc finger protein 862-like, giving the protein MSFLRFYDGAVPGQKRKADDPSTSRQKKLNTWKAYEEKRGDRKFCEKWREGRDWLTFNNKNETGMTCSYCIELYKNGNTSTPSNLKGQNAFLTGCTNMRISTIVEHEQSKGHVKASEVYKASSSNAVEVRQSHSAKALLSLKSVDKNRLCNLFRNAHAIAKKNRPLSDYVWLCEVDKAKGLEIGQTYINEKAPLKFIQSIAEVETAKTATILKQSNFFSFIMDGSTDISGDEQESVYIQCSHRGKVTERFLHIGSPPSTCSKDLYQYLIQIFESNGIDRKKLIGMGSDGASNMVGTKSGLLALIKKDLNGEFFNVHCLCHRLELAFRDVFKKFKLYDKLMTLLIGLYYFYKKSYNNKKGLLNTFSALEIKGILPPRVTGTRWLPHLSRGLVSLLRNFKAYEAHLSTLSHGNPKAEGLYKIMMGKDIITFVLFLQVLLEPLMKLSMKLQRGNITLVDSMLWIKSTSDLISDLKPR; this is encoded by the exons atgagtTTCCTCCGTTTTTATGATGGGGCCGTGCCTGGCCAAAAACGGAAGGCCGATGACCCAAGTACATCACGCCAAAAAAAACTTAACACATGGAAAGCGTACGAGGAAAAGCGTGGTGACAGAAAATTCTGTGAAAAATGGAGAGAAGGTCGAGATTGGTTGacattcaacaacaaaaatgaaaCTGGCATGACTTGCTCATATTGCATTGAGCTGTATAAAAATGGGAACACATCTACACCTTCCAACTTAAAAGGACAGAATGCCTTTCTCACAGGCTGTACTAATATGCGGATTTCAACAATAGTCGAGCATGAACAATCTAAAGGGCATGTTAAAGCCTCTGAGGTATATAAAGCATCATCTAGCAATGCAGTTGAAGTCCGTCAGTCTCACTCTGCCAAGGCACTGTTATCTTTAAAATCAGTGGATAAAAACCGCCTATGTAATTTGTTTAGAAATGCTCAtgccattgctaaaaaaaatcGCCCTTTGAGCGATTATGTATGGCTTTGTGAAGTGGACAAAGCGAAGGGACTTGAAATAGGACAAACTTATATCAATGAAAAGGCCCCCCTGAAATTTATCCAATCTATAGCTGAGGTGGAAACTGCAAAAACTGCAACAATATTGAAACAGTCCAACTTTTTTTCCTTTATCATGGATGGTTCCACTGACATCAGCGGTGATGAGCAAGAGTCGGTATATATACAGTGTTCTCACAGAGGCAAAGTGACTGAGAGATTTCTTCACATTGGCTCACCACCTAGCACATGCTCAAAGGACCTGTACCAATACCTGATTCAAATTTTTGAATCAAATGGAATAGACAGAA agaAGCTCATAGGCATGGGGTCTGATGGAGCATCGAATATGGTTGGCACAAAGTCTGGGTTGTTAGCTCTCATTAAAAAAGATCTGAATGGAGAGTTTTTCAATGTCCATTGTTTGTGTCATAGGCTTGAGCTGGCATTCCGGGatgttttcaaaaaattcaaattatatgATAAGCTCATGACTCTTCTGATTGgcctttattatttttataaaaagtcctacaacaacaaaaaaggacTGCTGAACACATTCAGTGCACTAGAGATAAAAGGAATTTTGCCGCCACGAGTTACTGGTACCCGGTGGTTGCCACACCTTTCCAGAGGATTAGTTTCCCTTCTTCGCAATTTTAAGGCATATGAAGCCCACCTTAGCACACTAAGCCATGGTAACCCAAAAGCAGAAGGTCTATATAAGATCATGATGGGAAAAGACATCATTACATTTGTATTATTTCTACAAGTTTTATTGGAACCTCTGATGAAGTTGTCAATGAAACTTCAAAGAGGCAACATTACACTTGTTGACAGCATGCTCTGGATCAAAAGCACATCAGATCTAATTTCTGACCTTAAACCCAggtaa